Proteins co-encoded in one Streptococcus parauberis NCFD 2020 genomic window:
- a CDS encoding ParB/RepB/Spo0J family partition protein: MTEHLKTIPIADIVANPYQPRLSFDTKELMELAHSIKMNGLIQPIIVRKSDIFGYELIAGERRLRASQLAGLTTIPAVIKDISNKDSMHQAIVENLQRSNLNPIEEAKAFQNILEKEEMTHDQLAQYMGKSRPYISNSLRLLQLPKSIKEAIEKHHISSGHARALLAVTSKKEQENYFKQIISQNLSVRQTENLVKKKTNKKLSKIEKDIFNQAIENEIAKSLGLPIQLHKKNDGTGHIKLTFSNTEELNRIINKLK; the protein is encoded by the coding sequence ATGACTGAACATTTAAAAACAATTCCAATTGCTGATATTGTAGCTAATCCTTATCAACCTCGTTTAAGTTTTGATACTAAAGAATTAATGGAATTGGCTCATTCTATTAAAATGAATGGCTTAATACAACCTATTATAGTAAGAAAATCGGATATCTTTGGTTATGAGTTAATAGCAGGTGAAAGAAGACTGAGAGCTTCACAATTAGCTGGTCTAACTACCATTCCCGCAGTTATCAAAGATATTTCAAATAAAGATAGTATGCATCAAGCGATTGTTGAAAATTTACAACGGTCTAATTTGAATCCAATTGAAGAAGCAAAAGCTTTTCAAAATATACTTGAAAAAGAGGAAATGACCCATGATCAACTAGCGCAGTATATGGGCAAATCTCGTCCGTATATTAGTAATAGTCTAAGACTGCTACAATTACCAAAATCAATTAAGGAAGCCATTGAAAAACATCACATTTCCTCAGGGCATGCGCGTGCATTATTAGCTGTAACCAGTAAAAAAGAGCAAGAAAATTATTTTAAACAAATTATTAGTCAGAATTTGAGTGTTCGACAAACTGAAAATTTAGTAAAAAAGAAAACAAATAAAAAACTAAGTAAAATAGAAAAAGACATTTTTAATCAAGCTATTGAAAATGAGATAGCAAAAAGCCTTGGTTTACCAATCCAATTACATAAAAAAAACGATGGAACTGGTCACATCAAATTAACTTTTTCAAATACTGAAGAATTAAACAGAATTATCAACAAGCTAAAATAA
- a CDS encoding S1C family serine protease yields the protein MSKLKSVLKVFLYLLAGFIGGVMAFFIMNSIKPTQQSDNDNVSKTTSTSKVTYNNTTSTTKAVKKVQDAVVSVINYQKIDTASSDNYNSLFGDSSESKQTDDGLAIFSEGSGVIYKKDGKDAYIVTNNHVIDGAKRIEILLADGSKIVGTLIGSDTYSDLAVVKVSSEKIKSVAKFADSTKINIGEVAIAIGSPLGTEYANSVTEGIVSSLSRTVTLKNEEGKTVSTNAIQTDAAINPGNSGGALINVEGQVIGINSSKISSTNEAGGAVEGMGFAIPSNDVVKIINQLEEKGEVIRPALGISMVNLGDLSTSALSQLNVPKEVTSGIVVATVTEDMPATDKLKQYDIITAIDGEEVKTTSDLQSALYGHDINDEVKITFYRGNEKKTVTVKLTKTTKDLEK from the coding sequence GTGTCAAAATTAAAAAGTGTTCTGAAAGTATTTCTTTATTTATTAGCTGGATTTATAGGGGGAGTAATGGCGTTCTTTATCATGAATTCTATTAAACCAACGCAACAATCAGATAATGATAATGTTTCAAAAACAACCAGCACAAGTAAAGTTACCTATAATAATACGACAAGTACTACTAAAGCAGTTAAGAAAGTTCAAGATGCAGTTGTTTCTGTTATCAACTATCAAAAGATAGATACTGCTTCATCTGATAACTACAATAGTCTTTTTGGAGATAGTAGTGAATCTAAACAAACTGATGATGGTTTAGCAATTTTCAGTGAAGGATCTGGAGTTATCTACAAAAAAGATGGTAAAGATGCTTATATCGTTACCAATAATCACGTTATTGATGGTGCAAAACGGATTGAAATTTTACTTGCAGATGGCTCTAAAATCGTAGGTACACTCATCGGTTCAGATACTTATTCAGATTTAGCAGTTGTAAAAGTGTCTTCAGAAAAAATCAAATCAGTTGCTAAATTTGCTGACTCAACAAAAATTAATATTGGAGAAGTTGCCATTGCAATTGGTAGCCCTCTTGGAACAGAATATGCAAACTCAGTTACTGAGGGGATTGTTTCAAGTTTAAGTCGTACTGTTACCTTGAAAAATGAAGAAGGTAAAACCGTTTCAACAAATGCTATCCAAACGGACGCAGCTATTAACCCAGGTAATTCTGGAGGAGCACTTATTAATGTTGAAGGACAAGTAATTGGAATTAACTCAAGTAAAATTTCATCAACAAATGAAGCTGGTGGAGCAGTTGAAGGTATGGGATTTGCAATTCCTTCTAATGATGTTGTCAAAATTATTAATCAACTTGAAGAAAAAGGTGAAGTTATTAGACCAGCCCTTGGTATCTCAATGGTAAATCTTGGTGATCTTTCTACAAGTGCTTTATCGCAATTAAATGTACCTAAAGAAGTTACAAGTGGTATCGTCGTAGCAACTGTTACTGAAGATATGCCTGCTACTGATAAACTTAAACAATATGATATCATTACAGCTATTGACGGTGAAGAAGTTAAAACAACAAGTGATTTACAAAGTGCTCTTTACGGCCATGATATCAATGATGAGGTAAAAATCACCTTCTATCGTGGTAATGAAAAGAAAACTGTTACTGTTAAATTAACTAAAACAACTAAAGATTTAGAAAAATAA
- the rlmH gene encoding 23S rRNA (pseudouridine(1915)-N(3))-methyltransferase RlmH yields the protein MKVKIIAVGKLKEKYLKDGIAEYQKRLGRFCQFEMTELPDEKTPDKASYAENVKIMQKEAERISKKIGQRDFVIALAIEGKQLPSEKFSQTLAQTTLNGYSDITFIIGGSLGLSDEIKKRADLLISFGLLTLPHQLMRLVLIEQVYRAFMIQEGSPYHK from the coding sequence ATGAAAGTAAAAATTATTGCAGTTGGAAAACTAAAAGAAAAGTATTTAAAAGATGGTATTGCTGAATATCAAAAAAGACTAGGTCGATTTTGTCAGTTTGAAATGACTGAATTACCTGATGAAAAGACACCTGATAAAGCAAGTTATGCAGAAAATGTAAAAATTATGCAGAAAGAAGCAGAACGAATTTCTAAAAAAATTGGTCAACGAGATTTTGTTATTGCCTTAGCTATTGAAGGAAAACAATTACCATCAGAAAAATTCAGCCAAACCTTAGCCCAAACGACTTTAAATGGTTACTCAGACATCACCTTTATAATTGGAGGTAGCCTTGGATTATCTGATGAAATCAAGAAACGAGCAGATTTGTTGATTAGTTTTGGCTTATTAACATTGCCTCATCAGTTAATGCGCCTTGTTTTAATTGAACAGGTCTATCGAGCATTTATGATTCAAGAAGGTAGTCCATATCATAAATAA
- a CDS encoding YfhO family protein, with protein sequence MSAKKINLSLIYYILSFFIPFFIMFFVLYSKDIYYGGPKTILASDGFHQYVIFAQNLRNILHGKDSLFYTFTSGLGLNFYALISYYLGSFLSPLYYFFSLNNMPDAVYIFTLCKFGLIGLSSYFSFKRIYPKVQSFFILSLSISFSLMSFLTSQLEINTWLDVFLLVPLILLGLHSLINNGKFLLYYITLTILFIQNYYFGYMMSIFLLLYFIVLLIELDSWKERFYPTVNFIFISLLAALSSMVMILPAVKDLSSHGEQLTQVVKLFTANTDSLDLFAKSLIGTYDTTKFNSIPMIYSSLLPLLLAILYFTLSSVKLQSKVAHGLLMIIILTSYYIQPIDLFWQGMHAPNMFLYRYAWTFPLLLILISGKTLTLFEKIKPITIGIIFVILSSLLSLPYFITNKYEFITIPLLLLTLIFVTAYTLLFVSHKETKLSLIYIVIFTLLFTCVESTVNTYYMISGLEKEWGFPLREGYSRNLNEVDTLVKKTDSLSTDFFRSERILPQTGNDSMKFNYNGISQFSSIRNTTSSKVLDRLGYKSNGTNLNLRYQNNTIIMDSIMGVKYNFSQTPIHKFGFESYANNGQTKLYQNNFALGLGILTNTKYRNLPFTVNTLDNQKLLLNQLSGLQYNYFKEVPYQVEENTTHLNQRVNAKAKNESLDTIVTYHIQVPSHTQLYISMPNIVFSNENSKSVISSIGNVRQEYTTDNTFTFFDLGYYQKQQQLTIDFIFPKNKSISYQQPHFYQLDTLAFHRAIAELKDDDISTKTKGNKVYSKFNAKADASVFYTIPYDKGWSARINGKKAKLKQAQNGFMTVDVKKGSGNIVLTFIPNGLIEGVIISALGVTLFICYFFIKQNKKPV encoded by the coding sequence ATGTCCGCAAAAAAAATAAACTTATCTCTTATATATTATATTCTTAGTTTTTTTATTCCATTCTTTATTATGTTTTTTGTTCTATATTCAAAAGACATTTATTACGGTGGTCCTAAAACTATTTTAGCAAGCGATGGTTTCCATCAATATGTTATTTTTGCCCAAAATTTGAGAAATATTTTACATGGAAAAGATAGTCTCTTTTATACATTTACAAGTGGATTAGGTTTAAATTTTTATGCACTCATTAGTTATTATTTAGGAAGTTTTTTATCACCTTTATATTATTTCTTTTCTCTTAATAATATGCCAGATGCTGTCTATATCTTTACACTCTGTAAATTTGGATTGATTGGACTATCTTCATATTTTTCATTCAAAAGAATTTATCCTAAAGTCCAGTCTTTTTTCATTCTTTCCTTATCAATTTCCTTTTCACTTATGAGTTTTTTGACAAGTCAATTAGAAATAAATACTTGGCTAGATGTCTTTTTGCTTGTTCCACTGATTTTATTAGGTTTACACTCTCTAATTAACAATGGAAAATTTTTACTTTACTATATAACATTAACTATCCTATTTATCCAAAATTATTATTTTGGTTACATGATGTCAATTTTTCTTTTACTTTATTTTATTGTACTATTGATTGAACTTGACAGTTGGAAAGAAAGATTTTATCCTACAGTAAATTTTATTTTTATCTCTTTACTTGCTGCTTTATCAAGTATGGTAATGATTCTTCCTGCTGTAAAAGACTTGTCAAGTCATGGCGAACAATTAACACAAGTAGTCAAATTATTTACAGCTAATACAGACTCTCTAGACCTGTTTGCTAAAAGCTTAATTGGTACTTATGACACCACTAAGTTTAATTCGATTCCAATGATTTACAGTAGTTTACTTCCTCTTTTATTAGCAATTCTTTACTTTACATTGTCAAGTGTAAAATTGCAAAGTAAAGTAGCTCATGGATTATTAATGATAATAATCCTGACTAGTTATTATATACAACCAATAGATTTATTTTGGCAAGGGATGCATGCTCCTAATATGTTTTTATATCGATATGCATGGACATTTCCTTTGTTATTAATCTTAATTTCAGGAAAAACCTTAACCTTATTTGAAAAAATAAAACCAATAACAATTGGAATTATATTTGTTATTTTAAGTAGCTTATTAAGCCTTCCTTATTTTATTACTAATAAATATGAATTTATTACAATTCCATTATTACTTTTAACTTTAATATTTGTGACAGCATATACTTTATTATTTGTTAGTCATAAAGAAACTAAATTATCCCTTATCTACATCGTCATCTTTACACTATTATTTACATGTGTAGAAAGTACTGTCAATACATACTACATGATTTCTGGATTAGAGAAAGAATGGGGTTTTCCTTTAAGAGAAGGTTATAGTAGAAATTTAAATGAGGTTGACACCCTTGTCAAGAAAACTGATTCATTGTCAACTGACTTTTTTAGATCTGAACGGATACTTCCACAGACTGGTAATGATAGTATGAAGTTCAATTACAATGGTATTTCTCAATTTTCTTCAATTAGAAATACTACTTCTAGTAAAGTTCTTGATCGACTTGGTTATAAATCAAACGGAACTAATTTAAATTTACGTTATCAAAATAATACCATTATTATGGATAGTATTATGGGTGTCAAGTATAATTTTTCTCAGACACCAATTCATAAATTTGGATTTGAATCCTATGCTAATAATGGCCAAACTAAGCTCTATCAAAATAATTTTGCATTAGGCCTAGGAATATTAACAAATACAAAATATAGGAATTTACCATTTACAGTAAATACCCTTGATAATCAGAAATTATTATTAAATCAGTTAAGTGGTTTACAATATAATTATTTTAAGGAAGTCCCTTATCAGGTTGAGGAAAATACTACACATCTTAATCAACGTGTTAATGCGAAAGCTAAAAATGAATCTCTCGACACAATAGTGACTTATCATATTCAAGTTCCAAGCCATACTCAACTTTATATCAGTATGCCAAATATTGTATTTTCAAACGAAAATTCAAAATCAGTAATTTCTAGTATTGGAAATGTTAGGCAAGAATATACAACAGACAATACTTTTACCTTTTTTGATTTAGGGTATTACCAAAAGCAACAACAACTAACTATTGATTTTATTTTTCCAAAAAATAAAAGTATATCTTATCAACAACCCCATTTTTATCAATTAGATACTCTTGCTTTCCATAGGGCAATAGCAGAGCTTAAAGATGATGATATTAGTACAAAAACCAAGGGAAATAAAGTTTATAGTAAATTTAATGCTAAAGCCGATGCTTCTGTTTTTTATACCATACCATATGACAAAGGTTGGTCTGCTAGAATAAATGGCAAAAAAGCCAAGCTGAAACAAGCTCAAAATGGCTTTATGACTGTTGATGTTAAAAAGGGATCTGGTAATATTGTTCTCACCTTTATTCCAAATGGATTAATAGAAGGGGTGATAATATCTGCTTTGGGTGTAACATTGTTTATTTGTTATTTCTTTATTAAACAAAATAAAAAGCCTGTCTAA
- a CDS encoding ATP-binding cassette domain-containing protein, with the protein MLTVSDISLRFSDRKLFDEVNIKFTAGNTYGLIGANGAGKSTFLKILAGDIEPTTGHISLGTDERLSVLRQNHFDYEEERAIDVVIMGNEQLFNIMKEKDAIYMKEDFSEEDGVRAAELEGTFAELGGWEAESEASQLLQNLNIPESLHFQSMSELANGDKVKVLLAKALFGKPDVLLLDEPTNGLDIQSIAWLENFLIEFENTVIVVSHDRHFLNKVCTHMADLDFGKIKLYVGNYDFWKQSSELALRLQSDRNAKAEEKIKQLQEFVARFSANASKSKQATSRKKMLDKIELEDIVPSSRKYPFINFKAEREMGNDLLTVENLSVTIDGEKIIDNISFILRPGDKAAIIGQNDIQTTALMRALADDIDYEGTIKWGVTTSRSYLPKDNSKDFDTDESILEWLRQFAEKGEDDDTFLRGFLGRMLFSGDEVKKSVNVLSGGEKVRVMLSKLMLLKSNVLILDDPTNHLDLESISSLNDGIKDYKESVIFASHDHEFIQTIANHIVVISKNGVIDRIDETYDEFLENAEVQAKVEQLWK; encoded by the coding sequence TTGCTTACTGTTTCTGACATATCGTTACGTTTTAGCGATAGAAAACTTTTTGACGAAGTTAACATTAAATTTACTGCTGGTAATACCTATGGCCTAATTGGTGCAAATGGTGCTGGTAAATCAACATTTTTAAAAATTCTTGCAGGGGATATCGAACCAACAACTGGTCATATCTCATTAGGTACTGATGAACGCCTTTCAGTATTGCGACAAAACCATTTTGACTACGAAGAAGAACGTGCTATTGATGTAGTCATCATGGGAAATGAACAATTATTTAACATCATGAAAGAAAAAGATGCTATCTATATGAAAGAAGATTTTTCTGAAGAAGATGGTGTTCGTGCTGCAGAACTTGAAGGTACATTTGCTGAATTAGGTGGATGGGAAGCAGAGAGTGAAGCATCACAATTACTTCAAAATTTAAATATCCCAGAGAGTCTTCATTTCCAATCAATGAGTGAATTAGCAAATGGAGATAAAGTGAAAGTTCTCCTTGCTAAAGCATTATTTGGTAAGCCTGATGTGCTATTGCTTGACGAACCTACCAATGGATTAGATATTCAATCAATTGCCTGGTTAGAAAATTTCTTAATAGAATTTGAAAACACTGTTATTGTTGTTTCCCATGACCGTCACTTTTTAAATAAAGTATGTACTCACATGGCTGACTTGGACTTTGGAAAAATTAAACTTTACGTTGGTAACTATGATTTTTGGAAACAATCTTCAGAATTAGCTTTGCGTTTACAATCAGACCGTAATGCTAAAGCAGAAGAAAAAATCAAACAATTACAAGAATTCGTTGCACGTTTCTCAGCTAATGCCTCTAAATCAAAACAAGCAACATCTCGTAAGAAAATGCTTGATAAAATTGAATTAGAAGATATTGTACCTTCTAGTCGTAAATATCCATTTATCAATTTTAAAGCAGAACGTGAAATGGGAAATGACCTATTAACAGTTGAAAACCTTTCAGTTACTATTGATGGTGAAAAAATCATTGATAATATTAGTTTCATCCTACGTCCAGGGGATAAAGCAGCCATCATTGGCCAAAATGATATTCAAACTACTGCACTAATGCGTGCTTTAGCAGATGACATTGATTATGAAGGAACAATTAAATGGGGAGTGACAACTAGTCGCTCGTACCTTCCTAAAGACAACAGTAAAGATTTTGACACTGATGAATCTATCTTAGAATGGCTTCGCCAATTCGCCGAAAAAGGAGAAGACGATGATACTTTCTTAAGAGGTTTCTTGGGACGTATGTTGTTCTCTGGTGATGAAGTTAAAAAATCTGTTAATGTCTTATCAGGTGGTGAAAAAGTTCGTGTAATGCTATCTAAATTAATGCTATTAAAATCAAATGTTTTAATTTTAGATGACCCAACTAATCACTTAGACTTAGAATCAATTTCAAGTTTGAATGATGGTATCAAAGATTATAAAGAATCAGTTATTTTTGCCAGTCATGACCATGAATTCATTCAAACAATTGCTAACCACATTGTTGTCATTTCAAAAAATGGGGTTATTGATCGTATTGATGAAACCTACGATGAATTCCTTGAAAATGCAGAAGTTCAAGCTAAAGTTGAACAACTTTGGAAATAA
- a CDS encoding YitT family protein → MTNRLKDMVFVTVGTFITAIGFNTMFVDNHIAAGGMVGIAVVMKVLFGISPSLFLMLSNIPLLLLCYFFLGRQNFVKTLYGSWIYPIAIRMTNFLPSITHNQLLAAIFGGIIVGIGIGMVFWGNSSTGGTGILTQILHKYSPLSLGIAMTIIDGISVAMGFLALSADDVMYSTICLLTIGYVIAIMETGFNSSKNVMIISKEYIQIKEYIHKVMDRGVTKIPIRGGYTTKENVMLMAVISTYEFPSLQEKINELDDTAFVVVMPAAHVIGRGFSLTKQYKREDEDVLLPM, encoded by the coding sequence ATGACGAATAGATTAAAAGATATGGTATTTGTAACCGTTGGAACATTTATTACAGCTATAGGTTTTAATACTATGTTTGTTGATAATCATATTGCTGCTGGTGGTATGGTCGGTATTGCAGTGGTAATGAAAGTTCTATTTGGTATTAGCCCATCTTTATTTTTAATGCTTAGTAATATTCCACTTCTTTTATTATGTTATTTTTTCCTAGGTAGACAAAATTTTGTTAAAACTTTGTATGGTTCTTGGATTTATCCAATAGCAATTAGAATGACTAATTTTTTACCTAGTATAACGCATAACCAATTATTAGCTGCTATTTTTGGTGGAATAATTGTGGGAATTGGTATTGGTATGGTTTTTTGGGGTAATTCATCAACTGGTGGAACAGGTATTCTAACTCAAATCTTACACAAGTATTCTCCTTTAAGTTTAGGTATTGCAATGACTATTATTGACGGTATTAGTGTTGCAATGGGATTTTTAGCTTTATCTGCTGATGATGTTATGTACTCCACAATCTGTTTATTAACTATTGGGTATGTTATTGCTATTATGGAAACTGGCTTTAATTCATCGAAGAATGTCATGATTATTTCAAAAGAATATATTCAAATCAAAGAATATATTCATAAAGTTATGGATCGTGGTGTTACTAAAATTCCTATTAGAGGTGGATATACAACTAAAGAAAATGTTATGTTAATGGCTGTTATTTCAACTTATGAATTTCCATCTTTACAAGAAAAAATTAATGAGCTTGATGATACTGCTTTTGTTGTAGTTATGCCAGCTGCCCATGTTATTGGTCGTGGTTTCAGTTTAACCAAACAATATAAGCGAGAAGATGAAGATGTCTTGCTACCAATGTAA
- the trpS gene encoding tryptophan--tRNA ligase, which yields MTKPIILTGDRPTGKLHLGHYVGSLKNRVILQNQDKFKMFVFLADQQALTDHAKESELIRDSIGNVALDYLSVGLDPNKSTIFIQSQIPELAELTMYYMNLVSLARLERNPTVKTEIAQKGFGESIPSGFLVYPVSQAADITAFKANLVPVGNDQKPMIEQTREIVRSFNNAYNTDCLVEPEGLYPENEGAGRLPGLDGNAKMSKSLGNGIYLSDDADTVQKKVMSMYTDPNHIRVEDPGQIEGNMVFHYLDIFGQDGDKADIQAMKEHYQKGGLGDVKTKRYLLEILERELAPIRQKRLEYASDMGEVFRMLEKGSQSAQAVAAQTLSEVKSAMGINYF from the coding sequence ATGACAAAACCAATTATTTTAACAGGAGATCGACCAACAGGAAAACTACATTTAGGCCATTATGTTGGTTCTTTGAAAAATCGTGTTATCTTGCAAAATCAAGATAAATTTAAAATGTTTGTTTTCTTAGCAGATCAGCAAGCTTTAACAGATCATGCTAAAGAGTCTGAATTAATTCGCGATTCCATTGGAAATGTAGCTTTAGACTATTTGTCTGTAGGATTAGACCCTAATAAATCAACTATTTTTATCCAAAGTCAAATTCCTGAACTTGCTGAATTAACAATGTACTACATGAACCTTGTTTCACTAGCTCGCTTAGAACGCAATCCAACAGTTAAAACAGAAATTGCACAAAAAGGATTTGGTGAAAGTATTCCAAGTGGATTCTTAGTTTATCCTGTCTCTCAAGCTGCTGACATTACAGCATTCAAGGCTAATTTAGTTCCAGTTGGAAACGATCAAAAACCTATGATTGAACAAACAAGAGAAATTGTGAGAAGTTTTAACAATGCTTACAATACCGATTGTTTAGTGGAACCAGAAGGCCTTTATCCAGAAAACGAAGGTGCAGGTCGTTTACCAGGTCTAGATGGAAATGCAAAGATGTCTAAGTCTTTAGGAAATGGTATTTATTTATCTGATGATGCAGACACAGTTCAAAAAAAAGTAATGAGTATGTATACTGATCCGAATCATATTCGTGTTGAAGATCCTGGCCAAATTGAAGGGAATATGGTCTTCCATTATCTAGATATTTTTGGTCAAGATGGTGATAAAGCAGATATTCAAGCCATGAAGGAACACTACCAAAAGGGTGGATTAGGAGATGTCAAAACAAAACGTTATCTCCTAGAAATCTTAGAACGTGAGTTGGCTCCAATTCGTCAAAAACGCTTAGAATATGCTAGCGATATGGGTGAAGTATTCCGCATGTTGGAAAAAGGAAGTCAAAGTGCACAAGCTGTTGCTGCTCAGACTCTTTCAGAAGTAAAAAGCGCTATGGGAATAAATTACTTTTAA
- the guaB gene encoding IMP dehydrogenase, with translation MSNWETKFLKKGYTFDDVLLIPAESHVLPNEVNMQTKLAKNLTLNIPIITAAMDTVTDSKMAIAIARAGGLGVVHKNMSIAEQAEEVRKVKRSENGVIIDPFFLTPNHKVAEAEELMQRYRISGVPVVETMNNRKLVGIITNRDMRFISDYDSLISEHMTSEKLVTAPVGTDLETAERILHEHRIEKLPLVDDNGRLSGLITIKDIEKVIEFPNAAKDDFGRLLVAAAVGVTSDTFDRAGALFEAGADAIVIDTAHGHSAGVLRKIAEIRSQFPDKTLIAGNIATSEGARALYDAGVDVVKVGIGPGSICTTRVVAGVGVPQITAIYDAAAVAREYGKTIIADGGIKYSGDIVKALAAGGNAVMLGSMFAGTDEAPGETEIFQGRKFKTYRGMGSIAAMKKGSSDRYFQGSVNEANKLVPEGIEGRVAYKGAASDIVFQMLGGIRSGMGYVGAATIDDLHNKAQFIEMSGAGLIESHPHDVQITNEAPNYSVH, from the coding sequence ATGTCAAATTGGGAAACAAAATTTTTGAAAAAAGGTTATACCTTTGATGATGTTTTACTTATTCCAGCTGAAAGTCATGTACTACCAAATGAAGTAAACATGCAAACAAAGCTAGCTAAAAATTTAACATTAAATATTCCTATTATTACTGCAGCAATGGATACTGTTACTGATAGTAAAATGGCCATTGCAATTGCGCGTGCTGGTGGACTTGGTGTTGTTCATAAAAATATGTCAATTGCTGAACAAGCTGAGGAGGTTCGTAAAGTTAAACGTTCAGAAAATGGGGTAATTATTGATCCTTTCTTCCTAACACCAAATCATAAGGTTGCTGAAGCTGAAGAATTAATGCAACGCTATCGTATTTCTGGAGTTCCAGTTGTTGAAACAATGAATAATCGTAAACTCGTTGGAATTATTACAAACCGTGATATGCGTTTTATTAGTGATTACGACTCACTGATTTCTGAGCATATGACAAGTGAAAAATTAGTTACTGCACCAGTTGGTACTGATTTAGAAACAGCTGAAAGAATTCTCCATGAACACCGTATTGAAAAACTTCCATTAGTTGATGATAATGGTCGTTTGTCAGGACTTATTACAATTAAAGATATTGAAAAAGTAATTGAATTTCCAAACGCTGCTAAAGATGATTTTGGCCGTTTATTAGTAGCGGCAGCTGTTGGTGTTACTTCTGACACCTTTGATCGTGCTGGTGCTCTATTTGAAGCTGGAGCAGATGCTATTGTTATTGATACAGCCCATGGTCATTCCGCAGGTGTTTTGAGAAAAATTGCTGAAATTCGTTCTCAATTCCCAGATAAAACTCTGATTGCTGGTAATATTGCTACTTCTGAAGGAGCACGCGCTTTGTATGATGCTGGTGTAGATGTTGTTAAAGTTGGTATTGGACCAGGTTCAATCTGTACAACTCGTGTTGTAGCTGGTGTAGGTGTTCCACAGATTACAGCAATATATGACGCTGCCGCTGTTGCGCGTGAATATGGCAAAACAATTATTGCTGATGGTGGTATTAAATACTCTGGTGATATTGTAAAAGCTCTTGCTGCAGGTGGAAATGCAGTAATGCTTGGTTCAATGTTTGCAGGAACTGATGAAGCGCCCGGTGAAACTGAAATTTTCCAAGGTCGTAAATTTAAAACATACCGTGGTATGGGGTCAATTGCAGCAATGAAAAAAGGGTCAAGTGATCGTTACTTCCAAGGTTCAGTTAATGAAGCAAATAAACTCGTTCCAGAAGGAATTGAAGGTCGTGTAGCCTATAAAGGTGCCGCTTCTGATATTGTCTTTCAAATGCTTGGTGGTATCCGCTCTGGTATGGGCTATGTTGGAGCAGCTACCATCGATGATCTTCACAATAAAGCACAGTTTATTGAGATGTCAGGTGCTGGTTTAATTGAAAGTCACCCACATGATGTTCAAATTACAAATGAAGCACCAAACTATTCAGTTCATTAA